The Gordonia crocea genomic sequence GCGCAGCGGCGACGTCCGGCCGGGTGAGGACGTCGCGATCATCGGCGTCGGCGGCGTCGGTACCGCGGCCCTGCAGGGCGCGGTGATCGCCGGTGCCCGCCACGTGTTCGCCATCGACCCGGTGGAGTGGAAGCGCGAGCAGGCGCTGAAGTTCGGTGCGACGCAGGCGTTCGCCACGGTCGAGGAGGCGATGAACGACATCGGCAACGCCACCGAGTGGGGGATGTGCCAGAAGGTCATCGTCACCGTCGGCGAGGTTCACGGTTCCGACGTCGACACCTGGATGGGGATCACCGCCAAGGGCGGCACCTGTGTGCTGACCGGCATGGGCAACATGGTGGAGAACCAGGTGACCTTGAACCTGGCGATGCTCACGCTGCTGCAGAAGAACCTGCAGGGTTCGATCTTCGGCGGCGCCAACCCCAAGCTCGACATTCCGCTGTTGCTGTCGATGTATCGCGCCGGCCGGCTCAACATCGCCGACATGATCACCCGCGAGTACAAGCTGGACCAGATCAACGAGGGCTACACCGACATGCTGGAGGGCCGCAACATCCGCGGCGTCATCCGCTACACCGAAGAGGATTGGTGATCGATTAATCCCGCCGGGTGACCGGGCTCACCTAGCGTGAGTCCGGTCATCGGGCGTCGGGGCCCGCTTGTGCATTACAGTCATGTCGTCGCGATCCCCGTCGCGAGACCAACCTCTTGAAGGGCAGTTTGTCACATGGCAGAGAAGAAGAAGGTCAGCGTCAAGGCGTCGGCCTCGGCTGAGGCCGCCGAGGCGGCGCGGACCTGGGAGCCGACTCCCGAGGCCAAGTCGAAGGCGATCCGCTTCCGCATCTTCGCGGCAATCCTGTGGGCGATCGCCATCGCCGCCGAGATTGTCGCCATCTTCTGGATCATCCGCTCCGACCGCTCCGGCGACGAGAAGCTGTGGTGGCTCATCGGATTCATCGTCGGTATCGGTGTCTTCGCGCTGGCCGGCTCGTTCCTGTGGAAGAAGGCCAACCGCCTCGACCCGGCATCGGAGAAGGACAAGTTCCGCTTCTTCATCCAGAACCAGCTGGGCGTGATCATCACCGTGATCGCCTTCCTGCCGCTGATCGTCCTGATCTTCCTGGACAAGGACATGGACGGGAAGCAGAAGGGGATCGTGGGCGGTATCGCGATCGCCGTCGCGGTGGCCGTCGGCCTGCTCAGCGCCGACTGGAATGCGCCCTCCAAGGAGCAGTACACGGTGGAGACCAACACCATCAAGCTGCTGAAGAACGGCGTCGACGAGGTGTTCTGGACCAAGAGCGGCAAGGTGTTCCACGTCTGCGAGAAGGTCCCCGACGTGAACAAGCAGTCCAAGGACAACACCATCTACAACGGCACCGTCGCCGCCGCCCACGAGGCGGGGAAGGACCGGCTGACCGCGCGCTGGGAGTCCGAGGCGATCAACTACTGCGGCTTCACCCAGGCCGATGTCGACCGGGTCAACAAGGGCCTGGCGGCGATCGAGGCCTCGACCGAGCCGTCGGCCGTGCCGAGTGAGCCGGGCACCGAGGCGCCGGGCAACGTGACCCCGCTGCCGTCCAAGCCCGCCACCACCACGCAGCGCCCCGCCGCCTGACGAGTGCTGCAAGAACTGGGGCACTGGCCGGTCGACAACGTCGCCGGCGCGCTCATCGGCCCGGGCGGTGTCATCGAGACCTTCGGTGACACCGCCCGGGCTTTTGCGTTGGCCTCGGTCACCAAGCCGCTGGTCGCGTCGGCGGTCTTGGTCGCGGTGGAAGAGGGTGCGGTCGAGCTCGACACCCCGGTCGGACCGCCCGGCTCGACCGTGGCGCATCTACTCGCGCATGCCTCGGGGCTGGCCTTCGACTCGCGCGAACAGATCGCGCCGGTCGGCACCCAGCGCATCTACTCGTCGGCGGGATTCGAGTTGGTCGCCGAGACGGTGGAACGGGCCACCGGGATAGCCTTCCCCGACTACCTGGCCGAAGCCGTCGCCGAGCCCCTCGGCATGGCGACGACCACCCTCGACGGCCCGGCCGGGCACGGGGCGACCTCGTGCGTCGCCGACCTCGCCGCCTACGCCCGGGACCTGCTCGTCCCGCGGCTGCTCTCGCCCGAGACCGCGCTGGCGGCGCGGTCGGTGTGGTGCCCCGGGCTGGACGGTTTCGTCCCGGGATACGGCCGGCACCGGCCGTGCGACTGGGGCCTCGGCGTCGAAATCCGCGGCTACAAGTCGCCGCACTGGACCGCGCCGAGCGCCTCCCCGTCGACGTTCGGCCATTTCGGCCAGTCGGGGACATTCCTGTGGGTCGACCCGGACCTTCCGGCCGCCTGCGTGGTCCTGACCGACCGTGCCTTCGGGCCGTGGGCCAAGCCGTTGTGGGCCGACTTCAACGAGAGCATTTATGCCCGCCTTTTAGCGCCGTAGGGGGCCGGATTCCGCGCTAGGGTGAGGGCGGTCAGATTGACCGGTTGACGACTGCAAGGAGACAGCGTCAGTGGCCCGCTACGAATTCCCCACCACCGCCGAGTTGATCGAGATGGGCGCTCCCCAGGAGAACGCGGTGACGGTCTATCTGCCGGCGACCGCGGCCGAGCACGAAGTGGCGAAGACCACGGTCAAGAGCTCGATGGATGAAGCGATCCGCACCCTGCGCGAGCGCGGCGCCAACCATGCGCTGGAGACCGCCTTCCGTGAGCGCTCCGCGGAGATCTTGGCGGATGATTGCTGGCACCGGCTGTCGCGTTCGCTGGCGATCTTCAGCACTGCCGAGAAGGCGGAGATCTTCGTCGTGCCGAACAACCTGGCGCACCAGCTGCAGGTGAGCAAGTACTTCGACCTGGGCCAGTTCGTGCGCGCCGTGGCCGGCCCGCAGGATGCCTACGCGTTGACGGTCTCCGCCCACGGCTGGAACG encodes the following:
- a CDS encoding NDMA-dependent alcohol dehydrogenase, with translation MKTKGALLRELNSPWKIEEIDIGDPQAHEVKIKMHAAGMCHSDHHLMTGGIPMGGFPILGGHEGAGEVVEIGEGVTDYQVGDHVVLSFIPSCGKCKSCQSGMANLCDFGAMLLQGEAVSDHTFRIHTADGENVYPMTLLGTFSPYMVVHEASVVKIDKEIPFEVAALCGCGIPTGYGSSTRSGDVRPGEDVAIIGVGGVGTAALQGAVIAGARHVFAIDPVEWKREQALKFGATQAFATVEEAMNDIGNATEWGMCQKVIVTVGEVHGSDVDTWMGITAKGGTCVLTGMGNMVENQVTLNLAMLTLLQKNLQGSIFGGANPKLDIPLLLSMYRAGRLNIADMITREYKLDQINEGYTDMLEGRNIRGVIRYTEEDW
- a CDS encoding serine hydrolase domain-containing protein yields the protein MLQELGHWPVDNVAGALIGPGGVIETFGDTARAFALASVTKPLVASAVLVAVEEGAVELDTPVGPPGSTVAHLLAHASGLAFDSREQIAPVGTQRIYSSAGFELVAETVERATGIAFPDYLAEAVAEPLGMATTTLDGPAGHGATSCVADLAAYARDLLVPRLLSPETALAARSVWCPGLDGFVPGYGRHRPCDWGLGVEIRGYKSPHWTAPSASPSTFGHFGQSGTFLWVDPDLPAACVVLTDRAFGPWAKPLWADFNESIYARLLAP